The Alnus glutinosa chromosome 1, dhAlnGlut1.1, whole genome shotgun sequence region CCAGCCACACTCCATTACAACCATCACGCTTGCAACCATCACGCGCAAGCGTGTAAGATACAATTACGTCCtctagataaataataataataataataatataaaaactttaaaaagtggctGGGCTAGGTCAATCAGGCCATCCATGATAGTGCTATGGGTGaggctgacaatttttgacataactCATAAACTCGATATAGAGTTAAAGGGTTATGGTTTAACTTAAAATGATTTGGATCATAAAAATAGTTGACTCGTTAGACCCATTTAATAAACATGTCATTAACGGGTTGACCCGtatattaatacttttttttttaatattaaaatgtaAACTTAAACAATCATgttacctctctctttctctcattgttgaaagagtaaagactaaactaaaaaaaaaaatctcataaaagacaaaacaagtatttttcttttattgagttagaacttaaacaaaaaaggcaaagactaaaaaaaattagctgagtttctttttttttttgttcgttttttctttttttcaagtttttgaactttaagtTGAACCGaacaagtaaacaataaaacaactcaacGTTTCATACTTTTAACTATGGagtaatatgattattcaaacaatatgatttttttttaaagtttttatttgtgtttttattttttatttttatatactttattatataatgagTCAAATAGGTCGTGTCAATGTTGACCCTTAATGAATTGGCAGATCAAACaagttgacccgaacccgacaagTGAACCCGTTTTCCAACCCTAGCCACAGGGGGTGTAACACCTTAGTCCCGTATTGACAAAATGAGTAGTCCACATAGagtaagtggtttataaagacactcatgagtgttaagtcacACATCGCTTATTTATTATGTGaaactatattttataaatgattttagaTAAACTCAAAATTAACTAGTCATATTGGGGTGACAGGGTAGATGTAGCTAATATTTTTCATAGGTCGCTAAAAATAATGATATAAGATTCACTTAGTAACGTTATGTGGTACTAAAATACTGCATGATGTGACCTTGACAAACATGTTAGGGGTTTAAGGACCATAAATACAATCATGACCCTTAAACCCTTACTGTCCTCGTCATGGTCATATCATGTAGTGTTTCAGAATCAGATGGTGTTATTAGATGGttttgatactatttgtaacgaaGTAGAGAAAGCGATAACCACATTTGCTTTACCACTcaaaaataactaattaatttgaaaCCTCAACTTAATCATTTATAAAAGTACAGTTCCACGTAATAAGTAAGTATTGTGAGACTTTGCGAATGTTCTCGTTACCAAACCctttaaacaggattatcaaGAGCCACCATATGGTGGCTGAGTTGGGTCATCCAACCCAACTTTTTTTTGCCATGGAAttccacaccccccccccccccccccacctttATTGACACAACccaaagcaaaattaaaaatctagGTGTAATATCTTTTGGTGCGTGTACTTAGattcattttatatttatttatttattttaagggGTGTGAATTATTAGAATATTGTATCTCCGCTATTTTAAAGATAAACATAATGttaaaactacatttttattttataattatcttacGATTACTTGACACTAACTTGCAATCATTAATTGTCTAACAAATTTGTCATCAAtagtttttggaaaaaatataaaaaaactctTTGAGCTAACAATTGTTTTTGAAATAGTCCCATAAAGTGACAATTGTCCTAAAGTAATATATCAAACTACCAAGGTGTGCTAAAAATGTTACTTCTTATTAATACTCTTAttctttgaaatattttaaaaaataaaatgaaactacttttttaaagaaaaaataattttttttttgataaatacaaaatcaacaattatggggttggcataaattacaaatattttattgcgAAATAAAGAATAATCTTGAGATCTTcagggtaggccaaaataacaatttagtcattgcagtcaaatttcgttaaaacaCTTAATAAATTCTGTTAGTGTCAACATCAGCACCAATAAAAAGATAGGGGTGGCTGCTAGTTGGTTAACCATCCCTAGAGGTGCTATCAggccattttttatttttaaagttacttgtttatttatttattagtttataattacacatatttttaattaagagtgaCGTATACGTGTTGTCATTTTTTTGGCATTGATGTAGCACTGAACGAaatctttaaatttataatttaggtcaaTTACATGgactaatttttcatttatcttgatttttaataattttttattttttattaagagtgccacatattatcattttttttaattttttttatagtattttttataattatttgtagttttttaatttttaattatacatAGGGACACATATTGATTTTTTAAGGCATGTGACATATACTTTCATCAATTTTTAGATTGAAGTTGGACAGAGGCATCATATTTGTTTTTAGCCATAATTGAGGCACCATCTATAatacaaaatgaataaaataaaataaaaaataaagacgtTAAACCACACAGGTCAgacatatttaacccttattttttatatcacagtGAATGATTTAATTCAGGCCAGCTGCTCCAGAGATTGGTTTTGCATTATCtcaaaaaattagttttttatttttatttttttatattaatctACACCAGTACCCCTTgggttattatttattttttttcttttgtttaaaagaatagtttagtttagttttttattttattaattttttattttaatttttttttaaaaaaataagagtattataaaatataataaaaaagcgACATTTTTAACATAtcttgataataaaaaaaaacacatttatcACTTCTCAGGTCTATTTAAAAAATGGCTGTTAATTACTtcgttatgttttttttatttattttttccatagTTTTTAGTTATAGAAAATTCTCGGACTCTTTCTCAGCAATCAAACAAGGCTTTAGAAGTCTCCCCTTACCTACCTGACCAGTCTTCTTCTCCATTCCTTTTGACTGGTAGCTCTATAACCCCCgcccaaaaaaaaactctactCTCTACTCGACCTCTCTTTTCCTCACATGAAAATCTGTAATCAGCCACCCCTCTATGGACAATGGAAGCCCCAACTGAGACCCCGCCCGATACCCAAATCAATGGCTCTGATTCACCCAACAACGATACATCACACCTCTCCGATCGTGATGATCTTGACGCCGATCTCCAATCGCCGTCCGCGGCAACGGAGCAAACCCTAGTTATCCTCCAGCGCGAAGGAGACGTGGTCACCGATTTAACCAAGCTCGTCGACGAAATCTCGAGGGAGAGAGACTCTCTTCGCGATAAAGTCGATGAATTCGAAGCttctttgaaagaaaaagagaatgagTTGGCGAAAGAGCTCGACGTGGAATTAAGGAAAACAGAGGAGCTCAAGAGCGAAGTGGAAGTTTCCAGAGAAAGAATCCAGAAATTGGAAACTGAAATCAAGGAGAGAAATGGTTTGGTGTTGGATTTGCTGCAGGTATCGAAGGAGACCTTGAAGAGGATAATGGAGAGCGTAGACGTAGACGAGGAAGAAAAGGCCGAATCGACGAGTGTaggcgaagaagaagaagaagaagaagacgaagacgaaATAGCGGAAACAAGGAGGGTGGCGAGGGAGGCGGAGGAGAAGGTGAGGGAATACAAGGAGAAGAGGAGGAAGGAGAAGAGGGAGTTGGAGAAGAGTGTAGTGAGTTTGACGGAGGAGAACAGGGACATCAACAGTTTGCTTAGGGCGGCGCTGGTGGAGAAGGAGGCGGTGGAGAAGAGTTTGAGTAAGCTCAAGGGGAATAACAGTAATGAGCAGAAGAGAGTGGCCCTTTTGCAGATTGCGGAGCGGGGATTGCTGAGAGTTGGCTTCGGCTTTATGATGGGAACTACTGGGACCACCACAACTACTACTAGTAGTAGTAGTGGTGAGCAACAGACCCAGACTAGTTCGGATACTAGCGAGTGTGAAGAGGAGGAGATCAACATCAGTTTGGTATGTTACTTTGTTGTATACATGATATGTAATATATAATAAGCTCAAGCATTAACTTGAAATAGAGCTTGTTCTTCACATGTGCTTGATTGAAGTAGAATCTTCCTTTGACTGTATTTGGCATGACGAAAGTAATCTTGTTTTAGTAACTCATTAATCAAAAGAAACAATTTTGGTGGATAACTACGCATGTATTGAACATTTAGATATGGTGTTGTACGTtccattaataaataatacgCTGGAGAGCATATTCCGAACAAATGGATTTCCCATTGATCTGAAATGTATCCATCACTGTTCTTAATTACCAGGCCTCAACTGTGGAGAGGATAATGAAGAATTTGCGGCAGGAAATCACTCAATTGAGAAGATCTTTGGAAGAATCTAGGTACCTACTTCATTATTGAACTACAACGGAAGGCCTGCATGTTTTACTTGGCATTGTTGTTATTCCTGTAACTGcatcacttatcaaaaaaaaattattcctgTAACTGCATCAAATTTGATAGTGAGATAGCGAGAGCACGTAGCAGATCAAGTTAATCTCATGTAGTTTCCAAGAAAGGAGTGAAGAGAGGTGAACTCAATTTAGTGTaaccaattttaaaaaatttgtaatgtcacccatccgttaagattttctgttaaatcttaaagaaattcttaaaatatccatattttttaaaaatataaaaaattgcaaagattgaGATGAGTGTATTTTGCAAATACCGTTAAATCCCAAccaatgcctgaatctttgcattttttttttcttaaaaaaaatggggggtattttgagaaattTGACACCCCCAGTTATGAGTTAATGCAAAATCTTAACGGAGGCGTGGCATTGCAAAAAAAGTTGGATACacgaaattgagagtttttaaattttgggaggtaattgcaaaagtgatgacaTTTCAGGGGGGTcaagtgaagtttcccctagaaaaaaaaaatatactggCTTGGAAAAGAAGGGGAGGAGAGACTTCACTTAACTCTCCTGAACTTTTACCGCTATTGCAATCTCCCTCCAAAgttaaaaactctaaatttgGTGTAtcgaactttaaaaaatttggaatcTCACCCCATTGCGTTAGGGTTTCGGGTTAAATTAGTTGGTTAAGGGCAGActaaccattattttttttataagtaaatttagtcttattgaaagcgtaaagTGCCcctaagagcactcccaatggattatctatttgcaactttaaactagaatagataacaaaagtgCTAAAAATACACTCCATCGGCTTATGTATTCCAACTTTAGAGtagttttttcttaattccataaattgTGCAATTCTACAAGTAGAATTATACTATttcacttattattattatttatctccacattttctgcttttttttttttttccttttccctccaTGACTCCACGttcgtccttttttttttccttcctttatagtggagatATAAGGGAAAGTGTGTCAAATAGTGGAGTTATCAAGCGGGACCcacgtggaaaaaaaaaatactataataaaaaaaattaatgaaaaataataaaaaaaataatatagagttaagaatagataatcggatgtatggtgcattttaaaactcattatctaaactagataaaatggattttgattagctattctagattgagatatacataagccattgtgagtgctctaagtacactggaagtatacaaaaggaaacatgTAACTAGAAATAGAAAAATGGACAAGGGAATCTGCAGAACTGATTGTCAGTGGGGACAAAAAAGCCACCGTCTAAAGATACAAAttatgaaaaaacgaagctaaaatatcctccacgAAACTCTTCAAATCCTTGAAACACCTAAGGtttatttccttccaaacacataaaaaaatgCAGATTGACACAATTTTCCAAATTGTTGCACCCCTCGGCCTTCTAGACTTCCACCAACAGTTAAAAAAGTCGATAACttttctaggcataacccaagacataccaaaacgAGTAAAAATGGTATTCCACAGAGCTGAAGCAAACATTGCAgtgaagaaggtgatccactgatTTCCAATTTCTCTTGCACAAGCAACATCTGTCTACAATAATGAtatgcctcttcctgagattatctGCAATAAGGATTTTCCTAGGGTTGTCGACCACGAAAAAAAAGCCACCCTCAAAGAagcctgagtccgccacacactcttccaaggaaagtgtCTACCTTTAGAGCTGGCCAAGGAGCTGAAGaaagacttgaccttgaacaatcATTTATTGGAAGAGACCCGCCAAAGCCTATCTGCACGATCTTTACTCACCATGGCTGAGTGTAACACTTGGAAGAAAGAAGTAAAGACATCGACTTCtcaatcatgcgcctctctaacaaagttTATGTTCCACTGAGTAGAACTgccaaaatctccatattatccacaactGAAGCATCATTCACATGAGCAATaacaaagagatcaggaaaagCTTCATTCACAACCGTATCCCCGCACcatagatcatgccaaaattttgtcatAATCCCATCCCTCACCTCAAATTTAGCAAAACCAGAGAAaatctcccaccctttcctgatgttattccacaaccccactccaAAGGCACCTAGTGGCTCAAGGGAGTACCACccgccccacaaactgccaaacttGGAGTCTACACAACTCTCCACCACCTCTCTCTCAATTCCTAACTATTATACTCCTGTAAACTttatgaaattacaaaattacccttaaattacattttttttttaaaaaaaaaaagtgaaacaagaaaaaaaaactggggaaaatacaagggtattttgaaaatttctcaCCCCACAGTTAGGATTCaatagaaaatcctaatggaagggtgatattgcaaattttgtaaattttgatacactaaattgagagtttttttaactttgggGGATATTGCAAAAGCGATGAAAGTTCAGGGGGATTAAATgaagtttctaaaaaaaaaaaaaaagagaaattcttTGAGTTATATCGTGCAGAAGTAAGCCTAAGAGTGTGCTGAATTTGTGCATGTTGgaggccaattttttttttgataagtaaataaagttttattgaaaTGTTGGAGGCCAATTGACGGAAAGATTTAGAGCATCTGTCTACATGTGCTTTGGTGGACTTGAGGTTTGGGAAAATTGGTGGGGCAAGGGCTTAGAATTGCATAAGGATGTAATTAGAGGTGTATGGTTTCAATACTACTGGGAAAATATCGCATTTGGAAGGGTGAAAAGAGGCTGCAAGGTTTCTGGGAGTAAAATTTGGtagattataatttttttttttttttttgttaattggtCATTAAAGGCTAGGGAATACATacaattttttagggttttgatagggtaaagaaaaaggttttatacaagtttttagggttttgatagggtaaagaaaaaggttttatacaagtttttagggttttgatagGGTAAAGAAAAAGGTTTGATTTGGGGTTGCAAAAGAGGTGTGATAAAATCTGTTCACCAGCTGTGACCGGCGATGAAAGCATTTTCAAGAAAGataaatatgaagaagaaaccCTCTAGGCATATAAACCTTCCATAAACCAGAActactgaatttttatttcaattagcATCTCATTATTTGGGTACAAAGGCACATTTTTATAGACTCCAGATCTGACTTTCTTTTAATAGGACTAGAACTTCTACTTTGACTAGTAAACAAACTCCTAACTAAAAGACAAACATAAATGCCTATAAACTAAATAAGGCCACCTATTGATAAAATAAACCATGGCCCACAATCAACGATTACAGAAttgcaaaaatatccttaaCTCTAGAAAAACCAAGTAaaacatgaaagaaaatattagTAATCTAATTAACTACCATGGGTATTTTTTCACTAAAAggacttgttttttttttgctgaataataataattttattaagaaatggCAAAGCCCTCGTgcacgaaaagtatacaagagaaccaagGCTCTAATTGCTACTGTAATCcagaaaacaaatcagatctacCAAATTCCTTGAGGGAAAATTAGGAACATAAACAATAGCCCAGCCCAGAAGAGATCTCAGAAAGGAAAATTTAAGAAGCATATTGGTCTTGCTATCCTCAAAGAGTCAACGATTCATTTCTCTCCCAATgctccacattttttttttgataggtaagagatcaattttatagaaaaagcgtaaggcgtccctTAGTACACTAGCAATATACAGGGAAAACACCTATTTAGAAATAGAAAAGCAAGTGAGAaagtcagaaaaagaaatatacaaatgATGCACATAAGCCGAAGTCCAACAATACAAAGAGTGATAGAGCAAAGAAAGGATCTCATCCGAGGAtctttccaagtcttcaaaactcctattgtttctttcccaccATAAGCACTAAAAGATACAAATAGACGCCATTTTCCAAACATCAGCACTCCTTGATCTACCAGATGATTACCAACATGCAAGCAAGTCAATaacccgtctaggcataacccacgaCATCCTGAAACGGCTGAAGAGAGAATTCCACAAGATAGAAGCCACGTCgtagtggagaagaagatgatccacagtttcctcggtcttcttacacatgcagcatcGGTTGATCACTATAACATGTCGTTTCCTAAGGTTGTCCTGGGTGAGTATCTTACTGAGTGCtgcagtccacacaaagaaaggAGCCTTAGGAGGAGCTTGAGTacgccaaacacttttccagggaaagcGACTGCTACTAGCGCTACTGGCTCTACATTAAGAGGGCGGGAATAACTTTCCAAATAGCTTCTCTGGGATGTCCCTGCCCTCGAAATTTCCAACAATGAAGAAGCTGAAGAATGTTATAAGGCATGACCTGATTGACCCCGAAGTTGTTAAGAACTAAGCGCATGATGTCAGTGGCATACTCACAATGCTGGAGAAGATGATTAATAGTAAGGGTGTACAAGCGGGGTAGTTATTAACCGGAAATAACTAGTAATCACTAATAACTGCCAACAACCGCTAACcggaaaaactgaaaataactGCAACCGGATACCCGGTTGTGGTTACTGGTTATAGCATTTTAGAAAATCGGTTAATAACCGAGTAACCAGtaactctttttttattatatatatatatatatatatatatattatgctttcTCATCATAATCCGGGAAAGATTGCGCCTGAACAGCCACCACTTCCCGCTCTTTCGAAACTAAGGGTTCGAAATAGTTTCTTTTTAACTTTCCAGAATACAAAGGAGCACCCAGGTAAGTGATTTGGAATCCTTTTGCAGAGATACCCGAAGTGTTTTGCATCACAATCTTCCTAGCTGCAGTTGTTttccttgagagagagagagcaccctTAGACTTGTTAATGCGCTGACCTGATGAAGCATCATACTTGTGAAGAAAGCCAAATAGGTTTGAGATAGATCTCTTTGAACCATTGCAGAAAACAAGAGTctcgtgtgtgtatatatatagctgaGAGGAGTAAATCTCACCCCTTGTGTTCATAGCACCGAACCACTTGTTCATTAGACTCACCACCTTGTTCACTTTACCCATCGAAAGTTCGAAACCAGTTTCTGCGTTCACTTTCACTTTCctctcttgttttgttttcttctggAAAAACCCACGAAGACACTCGATCAGGGAAGGATAATGGGGAAACTCTAGACATTCATCACCCAGGTTCATTCACTTTCAGGGTAATTGAGCGAGCATTTATATGACAATTTGTTATAATTAATCAACTTGAAGCTTCCTTTCACATCTAATTTCCAATATTTTTTATGGTTGATGCAGGCCAAGGTTAACGTTGTCATACCCCTTGTGAGtatttatgtttttgaaaattgaaactAGCAAAACCGGTTACCCGATTAATAACTAGCGGTTGGTAAAAACCGGTTGTGGTTATTGAAATGAGAATAACTGGGATCCCGGTTGCAGTTGCAGTTATGACCAAATAACCACAACCATAAtcggttgtacacccctaattgaTAGTTTCCTCATCCTTCTTACAGAGGCAACACTGGTTAACCAACTGGAAACACCGCCTTCTGAGATTATTTACCGTGAGGATTCTATCCAAAGTCGTTGCCCATAAGAAGAAATCAATGCAAGGAGGGgccttcaccttccaaatgcTATTCCAAGGGAAAAAATTATACTCACTTGATTGTAACATAGTATAGTAGATCTTCACTGCAAAACCACATGGCTAGAAAGAGTGCTAATGAATAGAATTTGACCCCAAAGCCTTCTTATTACATGCTAATGAATAGAATTCTGGGAAAGAACTCTTTAGAGTACTATCACCGCACCAACAAATATTATGCCAAAAGTGAAATGCAGAAACCATCCTCAACCTTATAggaaacaaaattggaaaaagtttcccaatttttcctaattttccTCCACTGACTCACCCCATAAGTACCTTGAGCTTCCTCTGAGCACCATCCCCCTCTCTGGGTCTCGTACTTCGACACAATCACCTGCCTCCATAAAGAATCTTGTTCATTCTtgaatctccaaagccatttaccgAGCAGGGCTTAGTTaaacaaaataagatttttGAAACCCAATCCCCCTATTGCAATTGGGGAACAAATAGTCTTCCAATTTATCAAATACAACTTGTGGTCGTCGCCTGGGCTGTCCCATAGTAAGTCCCTCTGAAGACGCTCTAGTCTTTTGACTTTGCCAATTGGTAAAGGgaagagagataaaaaaaatatgtgggGATACTAGAAGCGTACTCTTGATGATAGTAAGATGCCCTCCCTTAGACAAgtaaatcttcttccaactcgccggtctttttccattttctcaaccaccCTATCCCAAATGGCTTTAGATTTGATGGGAGCACCTAAAGGAAGACCCAAGTAACACAACAGAAGATAAGATATATTACAACAGAGAATACTAGCCAGCTCCTCAATGGGCGGGGCCTCCCCCACTACGACTAACTTGGATTTTTGAAGATTAACCTTCAATCCTAAAATGGCCTCAAAACATAGGAGAATGTGATTCAAATTATGGATTTGTTCAATGTCAGCATCACACATAATAAGTGTATAATCTGCGAACAACAGATGGGAAATATCCAAGCGGGTATTGCTGAGATTGTCTACTCAGAAGCCAGAAAGAAAGTCCCAAGCCATCACTCTAGAAAGTCCCAAGCATCCTATTGAAGGCAGCCATAACTAAAACAaagagaagaggagagagagggCCCCCTTGGTGAACTCCGCAAGAACTAACGAAGAAGCCATGCGGGCTGCCATTGATCAGGATCGAGAAGCGAGCCGTGGAAATACATGTAGAAATCCACTTTCTCCATTTAGAGCCAAAACCAGTATGCCTCAAAATATAGTAAAAGAAGTCCCAATTAACGTGGTCAAAAGCATTTTCCAGGTCAAGTTTGCATAAAACCCCTGGAATTCCTGATCTCAACCTGCTATCCGGATATTCG contains the following coding sequences:
- the LOC133858328 gene encoding uncharacterized protein At3g49055, coding for MEAPTETPPDTQINGSDSPNNDTSHLSDRDDLDADLQSPSAATEQTLVILQREGDVVTDLTKLVDEISRERDSLRDKVDEFEASLKEKENELAKELDVELRKTEELKSEVEVSRERIQKLETEIKERNGLVLDLLQVSKETLKRIMESVDVDEEEKAESTSVGEEEEEEEDEDEIAETRRVAREAEEKVREYKEKRRKEKRELEKSVVSLTEENRDINSLLRAALVEKEAVEKSLSKLKGNNSNEQKRVALLQIAERGLLRVGFGFMMGTTGTTTTTTSSSSGEQQTQTSSDTSECEEEEINISLASTVERIMKNLRQEITQLRRSLEESRSDTERLQSLTEKQSQKITEYTFYIKELEDRERVLAHNVEEFLMEIKETEAEVARWREACELEVEAGKNEIGERDKVVDILKQELEKTRAALDISNGKLKLKEELAATAMAAQAAAERSLQLADSRAAGLRERIEELTRQLEEAESRERSSRKIRHICWPWLGLKVNSANTATGRVGNVRRTLPEMQAFLHYVP